Proteins encoded in a region of the Cloacibacillus sp. genome:
- the radA gene encoding DNA repair protein RadA translates to MAKKDISSYKCSECGYKSITLIGKCPKCGAWGSMEEEAPVAADRKTGLVASVKAAVPISGLEVEEPERTPSGIEELDRVLGGGWVQGGVTLLGGEPGVGKSTLLLQVCAAMAKQGKSVLYISGEESSGQLALRGRRLGLMTKGLDLLCESDLPSSLAAAERHNYAFMVIDSVQAFRADSESGWAGSPNQVKGVAAMAVETAKRCAIPTVLVGHITKQGQIAGPKLLEHLVDVVLLFSGEQNSPNRLLRAEKNRFGSTEELGIFEMSEKGLAAVNDPSRLYWNGTDLGSSGVAIATVLEGSRALAAEIQALACPTPFPYPKRTARGIDVSRLQLLLAVLERRCGIPSRSSDLYLNVAGGLTLKDPSADLGICAALASAVTDIALPSEICFIGEVGLAGEVRPAGRTLMRVREAARLGFKKAVISRRTPKESYPVEVLKVSSVKDIIDLFLKN, encoded by the coding sequence ATGGCTAAAAAAGATATATCAAGTTATAAATGTTCGGAATGCGGCTACAAAAGCATCACGCTCATAGGAAAGTGTCCAAAATGCGGCGCATGGGGCTCAATGGAAGAAGAGGCCCCCGTTGCCGCCGACAGAAAGACGGGGCTTGTAGCCTCCGTCAAAGCCGCCGTCCCCATCTCCGGCCTGGAAGTGGAGGAGCCGGAGCGCACGCCCTCCGGCATTGAAGAGCTCGACCGTGTGCTCGGCGGAGGCTGGGTGCAGGGCGGAGTGACGCTGCTGGGCGGCGAGCCGGGCGTCGGCAAATCGACGCTGCTCTTGCAGGTGTGCGCCGCGATGGCGAAGCAGGGAAAATCCGTGCTCTACATCTCGGGCGAAGAATCCTCCGGGCAGCTGGCTCTCCGCGGCAGGAGGCTCGGCCTCATGACGAAGGGGCTTGACTTGCTCTGCGAGAGCGACCTTCCCTCGTCGCTCGCCGCCGCAGAAAGGCATAATTACGCCTTCATGGTCATTGACAGCGTTCAGGCCTTCCGCGCAGACAGCGAAAGCGGCTGGGCCGGCTCGCCAAATCAGGTAAAGGGCGTCGCCGCAATGGCGGTTGAGACCGCCAAACGCTGCGCCATCCCTACCGTCCTCGTCGGGCACATAACGAAACAGGGCCAGATAGCGGGGCCGAAGCTGCTTGAGCACCTTGTCGACGTCGTGCTGCTTTTTTCTGGAGAACAGAACAGTCCAAACCGCTTGCTGCGCGCCGAAAAAAATCGTTTCGGCAGCACGGAGGAGCTGGGCATCTTTGAAATGTCCGAAAAAGGGCTTGCCGCAGTAAACGATCCAAGCCGCCTCTACTGGAACGGCACCGACCTCGGAAGCTCCGGCGTCGCCATCGCCACCGTGCTGGAAGGCTCGCGCGCGCTCGCTGCGGAGATACAGGCGCTTGCGTGCCCTACGCCCTTTCCATATCCAAAGCGCACGGCGCGCGGCATCGACGTCAGCCGACTCCAGCTTCTTCTTGCGGTGCTGGAAAGACGGTGCGGCATCCCCTCGCGTTCGAGCGACCTATATCTGAACGTAGCGGGCGGGTTGACGCTCAAAGACCCGTCGGCCGACCTCGGCATCTGCGCGGCGCTTGCCTCCGCCGTAACGGACATAGCTCTGCCGTCCGAAATATGCTTCATCGGAGAGGTGGGGCTTGCCGGAGAGGTGCGCCCCGCCGGACGCACTCTGATGCGCGTGCGCGAGGCTGCGCGCCTTGGCTTCAAAAAAGCCGTTATCAGCCGCCGCACGCCGAAGGAAAGTTATCCGGTAGAAGTTTTGAAAGTCTCCTCCGTAAAAGATATTATCGACCTCTTTTTGAAAAACTAA
- a CDS encoding pyridoxal phosphate-dependent aminotransferase, with protein sequence MKFSKRIMNIQPSATLSISGKAKTMKDEGKPVISFSTGEPDFKSPAAANDAAIEAIKRGESHYTLNPGIMELRQEVCKYYKERFGLDYKPSEVIIGSGAKPLLYEAMQALVDEGDEVIIFSPAWVSYVEQLHMAGGKEAVVDTIATGLVPTKENIEAAVTDKTVGILLNSPSNPTGAIYSEETMKTIADVARSHGLWIIFDEIYERLAYEPAHHVNILNVAPDLKESVLIINGVSKSYAMTGWRIGYALGSEALIKKINTLQTHLTSNATSIAQWAALGALRGAENDVQMMLSAFKKRRELILSLIREMPYVKVKEPEGAFYVFVDVRETPIADDMEFCRRLLEEKYIAAVPGAAFLAPGFVRFSYACSEENIKEGMARMKAFLEGLK encoded by the coding sequence GTGAAGTTTTCTAAAAGGATCATGAACATACAGCCGTCGGCCACACTCAGCATCTCCGGCAAGGCGAAGACGATGAAGGACGAGGGCAAACCCGTTATCTCCTTCAGCACAGGCGAACCTGATTTCAAATCACCGGCAGCGGCAAACGACGCCGCCATAGAGGCTATCAAACGCGGAGAATCGCACTACACGCTAAATCCGGGGATCATGGAGCTGCGTCAGGAGGTCTGCAAATATTACAAAGAACGCTTCGGACTGGACTATAAACCCTCCGAGGTGATCATAGGCTCCGGCGCGAAGCCGCTTCTCTATGAGGCTATGCAGGCGCTCGTCGACGAAGGCGACGAGGTGATCATCTTCTCCCCTGCGTGGGTCAGCTACGTTGAACAGCTGCACATGGCAGGCGGCAAGGAGGCGGTCGTCGATACAATAGCGACTGGGCTTGTGCCGACGAAAGAAAATATCGAGGCGGCCGTCACCGACAAGACGGTCGGCATCCTTCTAAATTCTCCGTCCAACCCCACAGGCGCAATTTATTCCGAGGAGACTATGAAGACCATAGCGGACGTCGCGCGCAGCCACGGCCTCTGGATAATTTTCGACGAAATATACGAGCGTCTCGCCTATGAACCGGCGCATCATGTAAACATTCTGAACGTGGCGCCCGATCTCAAAGAGAGCGTGCTCATAATAAACGGCGTCAGCAAGAGCTACGCGATGACGGGTTGGCGCATCGGCTACGCGCTCGGCTCTGAGGCGCTCATTAAAAAGATCAACACATTGCAGACGCACCTCACCTCAAACGCAACCTCCATCGCGCAGTGGGCGGCGCTCGGCGCGCTTCGCGGCGCGGAGAATGATGTGCAGATGATGCTCTCCGCCTTCAAAAAACGCCGTGAGCTGATACTTTCTCTCATTCGCGAAATGCCTTATGTAAAGGTGAAGGAGCCGGAGGGCGCGTTCTACGTTTTTGTCGACGTGCGCGAGACGCCGATAGCGGACGACATGGAGTTCTGCCGCCGGCTGCTTGAAGAAAAATATATAGCGGCCGTCCCCGGTGCGGCATTCCTCGCGCCCGGCTTCGTGCGCTTCTCCTACGCCTGTTCCGAAGAGAACATCAAAGAGGGCATGGCGCGGATGAAGGCCTTTCTTGAAGGGCTGAAATAG